A window of Hyperolius riggenbachi isolate aHypRig1 chromosome 1, aHypRig1.pri, whole genome shotgun sequence contains these coding sequences:
- the PNP gene encoding purine nucleoside phosphorylase isoform X2, which yields MAHSAGDHRYTYEEYQQTADWLLTNTEHRPTVAIVCGSGLGALAETLKDQVVFPYSEIPNFPHSTVPGHAGRLIFGNLNGKPCVCMQGRFHFYEGYPLWKVTFPIRVFRLIGVETVILTNAAGGLNQDYKVGDVMVIMDHINMPGFAGHNPLSGPNEERFGTRFPPMSDAYDKDLRKLALAVGRELGFSDKMREGIYCSLGGPNFETIAECRMLNSLGADAVGMSTVPEVIVARHCGLRVLAMSLITNKAVMDYDSEATASHEEVLQAGKDSAKFMEKLVAVLLKRIEPNNNVF from the exons GTACACCTATGAAGAATATCAGCAGACAGCAGACTGGTTATTGACTAATACAGAACACCGCCCCACAGTGGCCATTGTATGCGGATCTGGACTTGGAGCTTTGGCTGAAACGTTAAAGGACCAGGTGGTGTTCCCCTACAGTGAGATCCCCAACTTCCCACACAGTACAG TTCCTGGTCATGCTGGACGACTGATATTCGGGAACCTGAATGGGAAGCCATGTGTGTGCATGCAAGGACGCTTCCACTTCTATGAGGGATACCCACTGTGGAAG GTAACCTTTCCCATTCGCGTTTTCCGCTTAATTGGGGTGGAAACAGTGATTCTCACCAATGCGGCTGGAGGCTTGAATCAAGATTACAAGGTTGGAGACGTTATGGTGATAATGGATCACATCAATATGCCTGGGTTTGCAGGACACAATCCTCTGTCTGGCCCAAATGAGGAGAG GTTTGGTACTCGCTTCCCTCCCATGTCTGATGCTTATGACAAGGACTTGAGAAAGCTGGCTCTGGCAGTTGGACGGGAACTGGGCTTTTCAGATAAAATGAGGGAAGGAATATACTGTAGCCTTGGGGGACCTAACTTTGAGACTATCGCTGAATGTAGAATGCTCAACAGTCTTGGAGCTGATGCCGTAG GAATGAGCACTGTACCTGAGGTAATTGTGGCCAGACACTGTGGCTTAAGGGTACTGGCCATGTCGCTTATTACCAACAAGGCTGTCATGGACTATGATAGTGAAGCAACCGCCAGCCATGAAGAAGTGCTCCAGGCCGGCAAGGATAGCGCCAAATTCATGGAGAAGCTGGTGGCTGTCCTACTGAAGCGCATAGAACCAAACAATAATGTATTCTAA
- the PNP gene encoding purine nucleoside phosphorylase isoform X1: MSPPAPGSMNHDSIIEDSEVRIGYTYEEYQQTADWLLTNTEHRPTVAIVCGSGLGALAETLKDQVVFPYSEIPNFPHSTVPGHAGRLIFGNLNGKPCVCMQGRFHFYEGYPLWKVTFPIRVFRLIGVETVILTNAAGGLNQDYKVGDVMVIMDHINMPGFAGHNPLSGPNEERFGTRFPPMSDAYDKDLRKLALAVGRELGFSDKMREGIYCSLGGPNFETIAECRMLNSLGADAVGMSTVPEVIVARHCGLRVLAMSLITNKAVMDYDSEATASHEEVLQAGKDSAKFMEKLVAVLLKRIEPNNNVF, encoded by the exons GTACACCTATGAAGAATATCAGCAGACAGCAGACTGGTTATTGACTAATACAGAACACCGCCCCACAGTGGCCATTGTATGCGGATCTGGACTTGGAGCTTTGGCTGAAACGTTAAAGGACCAGGTGGTGTTCCCCTACAGTGAGATCCCCAACTTCCCACACAGTACAG TTCCTGGTCATGCTGGACGACTGATATTCGGGAACCTGAATGGGAAGCCATGTGTGTGCATGCAAGGACGCTTCCACTTCTATGAGGGATACCCACTGTGGAAG GTAACCTTTCCCATTCGCGTTTTCCGCTTAATTGGGGTGGAAACAGTGATTCTCACCAATGCGGCTGGAGGCTTGAATCAAGATTACAAGGTTGGAGACGTTATGGTGATAATGGATCACATCAATATGCCTGGGTTTGCAGGACACAATCCTCTGTCTGGCCCAAATGAGGAGAG GTTTGGTACTCGCTTCCCTCCCATGTCTGATGCTTATGACAAGGACTTGAGAAAGCTGGCTCTGGCAGTTGGACGGGAACTGGGCTTTTCAGATAAAATGAGGGAAGGAATATACTGTAGCCTTGGGGGACCTAACTTTGAGACTATCGCTGAATGTAGAATGCTCAACAGTCTTGGAGCTGATGCCGTAG GAATGAGCACTGTACCTGAGGTAATTGTGGCCAGACACTGTGGCTTAAGGGTACTGGCCATGTCGCTTATTACCAACAAGGCTGTCATGGACTATGATAGTGAAGCAACCGCCAGCCATGAAGAAGTGCTCCAGGCCGGCAAGGATAGCGCCAAATTCATGGAGAAGCTGGTGGCTGTCCTACTGAAGCGCATAGAACCAAACAATAATGTATTCTAA